In one Bradyrhizobium sp. 4 genomic region, the following are encoded:
- a CDS encoding ferredoxin--NADP reductase: MSNFNQEAVLSVHHWTDTLFSFKTTRSPTFRFRNGEFTMIGLKVGEKPLLRAYSVASANYEDTLEFFSIKVPDGPLTSRLQHLKEGDEIIVSRKATGTLVIDNLEDGRNLYLIGTGTGLAPFLSVIKDPETYERFEKVVLLHGCRHVKELAYGEMITETLPKDELIGEYIRNQLIYYPTVTRDPFRNRGRITDLITAGKLFSDIGLPVLEAAHDRVMICGSPALVADTRVLLGERGLIEGNHGEPAQFVVEKAFAER; encoded by the coding sequence ATGAGCAATTTCAATCAGGAAGCCGTTTTGAGCGTCCACCACTGGACCGACACGCTGTTCTCCTTCAAGACCACCCGCAGCCCGACCTTCCGTTTCCGCAACGGCGAATTCACCATGATCGGGCTCAAGGTCGGCGAGAAGCCGCTGCTGCGGGCCTACAGCGTCGCCAGCGCCAATTACGAGGACACGCTGGAGTTCTTCTCGATCAAGGTGCCGGACGGCCCACTCACCTCACGGCTCCAGCATCTGAAGGAAGGCGACGAGATCATCGTCAGCCGCAAAGCCACCGGCACGCTGGTGATCGACAATCTGGAGGACGGCCGCAACCTCTACCTCATCGGCACAGGTACGGGCCTTGCGCCGTTCCTGAGCGTGATTAAGGACCCCGAGACCTATGAGCGGTTCGAGAAGGTCGTGCTGCTGCACGGTTGCCGGCACGTCAAGGAGCTCGCCTATGGCGAGATGATCACCGAGACGCTGCCCAAGGACGAGCTGATCGGCGAGTACATCCGCAACCAGCTGATCTACTATCCGACCGTGACGCGCGATCCCTTCCGCAATCGCGGCCGCATCACCGACCTCATCACCGCGGGCAAGCTGTTTTCCGACATCGGCCTGCCGGTACTGGAAGCCGCCCACGATCGCGTCATGATCTGCGGCAGCCCGGCGCTGGTGGCGGACACCCGCGTGCTCCTCGGCGAGCGGGGTCTTATCGAGGGCAATCACGGCGAGCCGGCCCAATTCGTGGTCGAAAAGGCTTTCGCCGAGCGCTAG
- a CDS encoding DUF763 domain-containing protein, which produces MTRRTGSADLPLHTGRVPPWLATRMSSLGAIVTQAIVHHYGRDAFLQRLSHPFWFQSFGAVMGMDWHSSGITTSVIGALKRGLGPLQDELGIYVCGGRGQHSRKTPDELMQLGDRVGFDGAKLTRASRLVAKVDSAAVQDGFDLYLHGFFVTADAKWTVVQQGMNGDKRQARRYHWHSEALKSFVDTPHSAIDGPLQGEIVNLTDHRAEISRTAQLELLSDLGPDRIVCEFERLTGTASAPAQAMLPHLIMPAHHDVRPKDVFARRLHGTLAAAAERGPVDFPELLLTPGVGARTVRSLAMVAEVVHGAPYRFNDPARFSLAHGGKDRHPYPVPIKVYDETIRVLKGAIQNAKLGREEEMQALKRLDDQARRLERTARGPSVEAYIAGERAASHDLDGRSVFGWERDLASTKKRTG; this is translated from the coding sequence ATGACTCGACGGACCGGCAGCGCCGACCTTCCCCTTCACACCGGCCGGGTTCCACCCTGGCTGGCGACCCGCATGTCGTCGCTGGGCGCGATCGTCACGCAGGCGATCGTGCATCACTACGGACGGGATGCATTCCTGCAGCGGCTCTCGCACCCGTTCTGGTTCCAGTCGTTCGGCGCCGTGATGGGGATGGACTGGCACTCCTCCGGCATCACGACCTCGGTGATAGGCGCGTTGAAGCGGGGGTTAGGCCCGCTCCAGGATGAGCTCGGAATCTACGTCTGCGGCGGTCGCGGCCAGCATTCGCGCAAGACCCCGGACGAGTTGATGCAGCTCGGCGACCGCGTCGGCTTCGACGGCGCAAAGCTCACGCGTGCGAGTCGCCTCGTTGCGAAGGTTGACAGCGCCGCGGTCCAGGACGGCTTTGACCTTTACCTCCACGGCTTCTTTGTCACCGCCGACGCCAAATGGACCGTAGTGCAGCAGGGCATGAACGGCGACAAGCGGCAGGCCCGCCGCTATCACTGGCATTCCGAGGCGCTGAAGAGTTTTGTCGATACGCCGCACAGCGCGATCGACGGGCCGCTGCAAGGCGAGATCGTCAATCTCACCGACCATCGCGCCGAGATCTCCCGCACCGCGCAGCTTGAGCTTCTGAGCGATCTCGGCCCGGATCGCATCGTCTGCGAATTCGAGCGACTCACCGGGACTGCGTCCGCGCCGGCGCAGGCGATGCTGCCGCACCTGATCATGCCGGCACATCACGACGTGCGGCCCAAGGACGTGTTTGCGCGCCGCCTGCACGGCACACTCGCGGCGGCGGCCGAACGCGGCCCGGTCGACTTTCCGGAGCTGCTGCTGACGCCCGGCGTCGGCGCGCGTACCGTGCGTTCGCTGGCGATGGTCGCCGAAGTCGTGCACGGCGCGCCCTACCGCTTCAACGATCCCGCCCGCTTCTCGCTCGCCCACGGCGGCAAGGACCGGCATCCCTACCCCGTTCCGATCAAGGTCTATGACGAAACCATTCGCGTGTTGAAGGGGGCGATTCAGAACGCAAAGCTCGGGCGCGAGGAAGAGATGCAGGCCCTCAAGCGTCTCGACGACCAGGCGCGGCGGCTGGAGCGCACCGCGCGCGGGCCGTCGGTCGAGGCCTATATCGCCGGAGAGCGTGCGGCCTCGCATGATCTCGACGGCCGCTCAGTATTTGGCTGGGAACGCGACCTTGCATCGACAAAAAAGCGGACCGGCTGA
- a CDS encoding mechanosensitive ion channel domain-containing protein, which yields MNRQTLLADIDRMFGWIPSWFVGLCLVAGAILIALSMYHLSVWLFNRAFGTRLPLMSVFIARTAGPAQLALSLAAVALVLPLAPLDDAFRTPLTRLLVVAFIALIGWISIRIVDMSAARYLLNFRDVTENFVARKHVTQVRVFKRVTDIIIVIITVSTALMTFDSVRQYGVSLFASAGAAGIIVGLAARPLLSNLIAGMQIAITQPIRIEDAVIIENEWGWVEDIASTYVVIRLWDWRRMVVPLSYFIEKPFQNWTRDTASLIGVIAFHVDYRADVPRIRRWLEEAVKESKLWDGEVVNLQVIDADARTIELRALVSARNAPQSWDLRCEMREKLIAFIRDEMPEALPRERAILIPSGGGDDDADFVRRPAPPEKMRASARN from the coding sequence ATGAATCGGCAGACCCTTTTGGCCGACATCGACAGGATGTTCGGGTGGATACCGTCGTGGTTCGTCGGCCTCTGCCTGGTCGCTGGCGCGATCCTGATTGCCCTATCGATGTATCATCTCTCGGTTTGGCTGTTCAACCGCGCCTTCGGAACCCGCCTCCCGCTCATGAGCGTGTTCATCGCGCGCACGGCTGGCCCTGCTCAGCTGGCCCTCAGCCTTGCCGCCGTAGCATTGGTGCTGCCGCTCGCGCCGCTGGACGACGCTTTCCGCACGCCGCTGACGCGCCTGTTAGTCGTCGCCTTCATCGCGCTGATCGGCTGGATCTCGATCCGGATCGTGGATATGAGCGCGGCACGGTATCTCCTGAACTTTCGCGACGTCACCGAGAATTTCGTCGCGCGCAAGCACGTCACCCAGGTCCGCGTCTTCAAGCGCGTCACCGATATCATCATCGTCATCATCACAGTGTCGACCGCGCTGATGACGTTCGACTCGGTCAGGCAATACGGCGTCAGCCTTTTCGCCTCCGCCGGGGCCGCGGGTATCATCGTTGGTCTTGCTGCCCGGCCGCTGCTGAGCAATCTGATCGCGGGCATGCAGATCGCGATCACCCAGCCGATCCGCATCGAGGATGCCGTCATCATCGAGAACGAATGGGGCTGGGTCGAGGACATCGCCTCAACCTATGTGGTGATCCGGCTATGGGACTGGCGCCGCATGGTGGTGCCGCTGTCCTATTTTATCGAAAAGCCGTTCCAGAACTGGACCCGCGACACCGCGTCCCTGATCGGCGTGATTGCGTTCCATGTCGATTATCGTGCCGACGTGCCGCGGATCCGGCGTTGGCTGGAAGAAGCAGTGAAGGAGTCCAAGCTCTGGGACGGCGAGGTGGTCAATCTCCAGGTAATCGACGCGGATGCTCGCACCATCGAGCTCCGCGCTCTCGTCAGCGCCAGGAACGCGCCGCAGTCCTGGGACCTGCGCTGCGAGATGAGAGAGAAGCTCATCGCCTTCATCCGCGACGAGATGCCGGAAGCGCTGCCGCGCGAGCGCGCGATCCTGATCCCGTCGGGAGGAGGCGACGATGACGCCGACTTCGTGCGGCGTCCCGCGCCGCCGGAGAAGATGCGGGCGAGCGCACGCAATTGA
- a CDS encoding amidohydrolase family protein, with translation MAHDAPQATGPSKLVIRNIGLILSGALEKPILDGDTIVAENGKITAIGRFKDLDTEGATTIVEANGTTVAPGLIDSHVHPVAGDWTPRQNQIGWIDSNLHGGVTTMISAGEVHMPGRPRDVVGLKAMAIFAQRAFWNLRPGGVKVHAGAPVIECEMVEEDFKELAAAGVKLLGEVGLGGVKDGPTARKMVGWARKYGIQSTIHTGGPSIPGSGLIDKDVVLEADTDVVGHINGGHTALPDDQIRCICEGCKRGLELVHNGNERSALFTLRIAREMGDLHRVILGTDAPAGSGVQPLGILRMVSMLSSLGDLPAEVAFCLATGNTARMRELDCGLIEVGRSADFVIMDKAQHSAGKNILDSVQLGDLPGIGMTIIDGIVRTQRSRNTPPAGRVPEVVAK, from the coding sequence ATGGCGCATGACGCACCCCAGGCCACCGGACCCTCGAAGCTCGTGATCCGCAATATCGGCCTGATCCTGTCCGGCGCGCTGGAGAAGCCGATCCTGGACGGCGACACCATCGTCGCCGAGAACGGCAAGATCACCGCGATCGGCCGCTTCAAGGACCTCGACACCGAAGGCGCGACCACCATCGTCGAGGCCAACGGCACCACGGTGGCACCCGGCCTGATCGACAGCCATGTCCACCCTGTTGCGGGCGACTGGACGCCTCGCCAGAACCAGATCGGCTGGATCGACAGCAATTTGCATGGCGGCGTTACCACGATGATTTCCGCCGGCGAGGTGCATATGCCCGGCCGCCCGCGCGACGTCGTCGGGTTGAAGGCGATGGCCATCTTCGCACAGCGCGCATTCTGGAATCTGCGGCCTGGCGGCGTGAAGGTTCACGCCGGCGCGCCTGTGATCGAATGCGAGATGGTCGAGGAGGACTTCAAGGAGCTGGCCGCAGCCGGTGTCAAGCTGCTTGGCGAAGTGGGCCTGGGCGGCGTCAAGGATGGCCCGACCGCGCGAAAAATGGTCGGCTGGGCCCGCAAATACGGCATCCAGAGCACGATCCACACCGGCGGGCCCTCGATCCCCGGCTCCGGCCTGATCGACAAGGACGTGGTGTTGGAGGCCGACACCGACGTGGTTGGCCACATCAATGGTGGCCACACCGCGCTTCCCGACGACCAGATCCGCTGCATCTGCGAGGGCTGCAAGCGAGGCCTCGAGCTGGTGCACAACGGCAATGAGCGCTCGGCGCTGTTCACGTTGCGCATCGCGCGCGAGATGGGCGATCTGCACCGCGTCATCCTCGGCACCGACGCGCCGGCCGGCTCCGGCGTGCAGCCGCTCGGCATTCTCCGCATGGTGTCGATGCTGTCCTCGCTTGGCGACCTGCCGGCAGAGGTCGCGTTTTGCCTGGCCACCGGCAACACGGCGCGGATGCGCGAATTGGATTGCGGCCTGATCGAAGTCGGCCGCTCGGCCGACTTCGTCATCATGGACAAGGCGCAGCACTCAGCCGGCAAGAACATTTTGGACAGCGTCCAACTCGGCGACCTCCCCGGCATCGGCATGACCATCATCGACGGTATCGTGCGCACCCAGCGCAGCCGCAACACCCCGCCGGCCGGCAGGGTGCCGGAGGTGGTGGCGAAGTGA
- a CDS encoding cytochrome P450, whose product MAPRLDFTSEAFFRDPPKAIATLRMSGPVVAIRFPLVGDVWITTTHEATAQVLKDGTNFTLRKEDGDVAGLRWWMPNYVKTIANNMLTMDEPDHTRLRSIVDEAFRRRATVAMEPRIRAIADGLADELFSVGSPADLVQRYARILPLAVISELLGLPLADRPRFIAWANTMSSLTNVASFFRLLFAFRKMRAYLERQLQIARVRGGDGLIAELVQVEREGGQITPDEMVSMVFLLLAAGSETTTHLISGSVYELLRNPGVRDWLAQDWSRVGLAVEEFLRFVSPVQFSKPRYVRRDIELAGVRLKKGDRVMVMLAAANMDPAVHERPESLDPARKPNRHLSFGTGIHFCLGHQLARIEAACALEALFVRWTKLGFAVDVSQIHWRKRPGMRAIANLPVVPDGHGAAGSMMVRSQPAAC is encoded by the coding sequence ATGGCACCACGCCTCGATTTCACCAGCGAGGCCTTCTTTCGCGATCCGCCCAAGGCGATCGCAACGTTGCGCATGTCCGGTCCTGTGGTCGCGATCCGATTTCCTCTCGTCGGCGATGTCTGGATCACCACGACCCACGAGGCCACGGCGCAAGTCCTGAAGGACGGCACCAATTTCACGCTGCGCAAGGAGGATGGCGACGTCGCAGGTCTGCGCTGGTGGATGCCGAACTACGTCAAAACCATCGCTAACAACATGCTGACGATGGACGAGCCGGACCACACAAGGCTGCGCAGCATCGTGGACGAGGCCTTCCGCCGCCGCGCGACCGTCGCGATGGAGCCGCGTATCCGGGCCATCGCTGACGGTCTCGCCGACGAGCTATTCTCGGTAGGAAGCCCGGCCGATCTCGTCCAGCGCTATGCCCGCATCCTGCCGCTCGCGGTGATCTCCGAGCTGCTTGGGTTGCCGTTGGCCGATCGCCCTCGCTTTATCGCGTGGGCCAATACAATGTCCTCGCTCACGAATGTCGCCAGCTTCTTCCGCCTGCTGTTCGCGTTCCGAAAGATGCGAGCCTACCTCGAACGGCAGTTGCAGATTGCGCGCGTGCGGGGCGGCGACGGCTTGATCGCGGAGCTGGTCCAGGTCGAGCGCGAGGGCGGCCAGATCACGCCGGACGAAATGGTGTCGATGGTGTTCCTGCTGCTCGCGGCGGGCTCCGAGACCACCACGCATCTCATCAGCGGTTCCGTCTACGAGCTCCTCAGAAATCCTGGCGTCCGCGACTGGCTGGCACAGGACTGGAGCCGCGTCGGGCTTGCGGTGGAGGAATTCCTGCGCTTCGTGTCGCCGGTGCAGTTCTCCAAGCCGCGCTATGTGAGGCGGGATATCGAGCTCGCGGGCGTGCGTCTCAAGAAGGGCGATCGCGTCATGGTGATGCTCGCGGCCGCGAACATGGACCCGGCGGTGCATGAGCGTCCCGAGAGCCTCGATCCCGCGCGCAAGCCGAACCGTCACTTGTCCTTCGGAACGGGCATCCATTTCTGCCTCGGCCATCAACTTGCCCGGATCGAGGCAGCGTGTGCCTTGGAAGCGCTGTTTGTGCGATGGACGAAACTTGGCTTTGCTGTGGACGTGTCTCAGATCCACTGGCGCAAGCGACCGGGCATGCGTGCGATCGCGAATCTCCCCGTCGTGCCCGACGGCCACGGAGCAGCTGGATCGATGATGGTTCGTTCCCAGCCAGCGGCCTGCTGA
- a CDS encoding tripartite tricarboxylate transporter substrate binding protein: MLGLNKKIGGLMLGAGLLLGGGAAQAADSYPSKPVHILVPYAAGGAVDVLARTLGQALAKTWGQQPVIDNRPGAGGIVASQALTQAAPDGYTLILVASGHPLNQFIYPSVPYDTFKDFTAITEVASSPLAIVVAKDSPYKTLGDLLAAAKKDPDKLSYGMSGNGTSAHLAGELLKYMSGNKIVAIPYKGGAPALTAVIAGDIPLSINPLAEAISQIEGGSVRALAVTSAERSKALPNVPTVAESGVPGYDVSVWWGVLGPAKMPPEIVAKLETDLKAALQDPNVLSTLGKIGAAAVGSSSREFDAYMHSEATKWEPVLKAADIRAQ, encoded by the coding sequence ATGCTGGGTTTGAACAAGAAGATCGGCGGCTTGATGCTGGGTGCCGGTCTGCTGCTGGGAGGCGGCGCCGCGCAGGCCGCCGACAGCTATCCGAGCAAACCGGTTCACATCCTGGTGCCCTACGCTGCCGGCGGCGCGGTCGACGTGCTCGCGCGCACGCTCGGACAGGCATTGGCGAAAACCTGGGGCCAGCAGCCGGTGATCGACAACCGCCCCGGCGCCGGCGGCATCGTCGCCTCGCAGGCACTGACGCAAGCCGCCCCCGACGGCTACACGCTGATCCTGGTCGCGAGCGGTCATCCTCTCAACCAGTTCATCTATCCGAGCGTGCCTTATGACACGTTCAAGGACTTTACCGCGATCACCGAAGTCGCCTCCTCGCCGCTCGCGATCGTCGTCGCCAAGGACAGCCCCTACAAGACGCTCGGCGATCTCCTCGCTGCGGCGAAGAAGGACCCTGACAAGCTCTCTTACGGTATGTCCGGCAACGGCACCTCGGCGCATCTCGCCGGTGAGCTGTTGAAATACATGTCCGGCAACAAGATCGTCGCGATCCCCTACAAGGGCGGCGCCCCCGCGCTGACCGCTGTGATCGCCGGCGACATCCCGCTCAGCATCAATCCACTTGCGGAAGCCATCAGCCAGATCGAAGGCGGCTCGGTGCGCGCGCTCGCGGTGACGTCGGCCGAACGCTCGAAGGCGCTACCCAATGTTCCGACCGTCGCCGAGTCGGGCGTGCCGGGTTACGACGTCTCCGTCTGGTGGGGCGTTCTTGGCCCGGCAAAAATGCCGCCGGAGATCGTGGCGAAGCTCGAAACCGATCTGAAGGCGGCGCTGCAGGACCCGAACGTGCTGTCGACGCTCGGCAAGATCGGCGCAGCCGCGGTCGGTTCGTCGTCGAGGGAATTCGACGCCTACATGCATTCCGAGGCGACCAAATGGGAGCCGGTGCTGAAGGCCGCCGACATCCGAGCGCAATGA
- a CDS encoding ABC transporter permease produces MAFYVVQFLTGLASAASLFLVASGLSIIFGVTRIVNFAHGAFYMIGAYIAFTLTERLSGTFGFWGGIVIAALAVAVIGVIVEMVLLRRIYHAPELFQLLATFGLTLMVEDLVVLIWGPDDLVGRRAPGFKGAIDFFGQNIPSYDLFLIVLSPVVLGILWLLFQRTRWGVLVRAATQDRDMVAALGVNQKWLFTSVFAVGVFLAALGGALQIPRDAVHHAMDLRIIVEVFVVVVIGGLGSIIGAFVAAVLVSELNAFGILIFPKISIILVFLVMAAVLIVRPWGLFGRPEAPARKTPGLTVNPWRPLTSNERLAALAALVIAATLPLFAGNYALTVGSEIAISVIFAVSLHFLMSVGGLASFGHAAYFGLGAYGVAFLAKMAGLPMIVCLLLGPLLGCMGAAVFGFFAVQLSGVYFAMLTLAFAQIVWSIAFQWVSVTGGDNGILGVWPASWAASPSHFYWLSLGVAALVTIALRAMVFSPFGYALRATRDSLLRSEAVGINAKRIQWTAFVIAGTTAGIGGALFAYLKGSVFPDNLGISLSVDALVMVLLGGVETVSGAVIGAIVYKALNIWLVSQTDLSKLVLGGFIVLIVVVFPKGIVGMLEMLAQRRRKASPPGSPLLAKPIESAE; encoded by the coding sequence ATGGCCTTTTATGTCGTACAGTTTCTGACTGGTCTCGCCAGTGCAGCGTCGCTGTTCCTGGTGGCGTCGGGCCTGTCGATCATCTTTGGCGTGACGCGGATCGTGAATTTCGCGCACGGCGCCTTCTACATGATCGGTGCCTATATCGCCTTCACGCTCACCGAGCGCCTATCGGGGACGTTCGGCTTCTGGGGCGGGATCGTCATCGCAGCGCTTGCCGTGGCAGTGATCGGCGTCATTGTCGAGATGGTGCTGCTCCGGCGCATCTATCACGCGCCCGAGCTGTTCCAGCTGCTTGCGACCTTCGGCCTGACCTTGATGGTCGAGGACCTCGTCGTCCTGATCTGGGGCCCGGACGATCTCGTCGGGCGCCGTGCACCCGGCTTCAAGGGGGCGATCGACTTCTTCGGCCAAAACATCCCGAGCTATGATTTGTTCCTGATCGTGCTCAGCCCGGTCGTGCTCGGCATTCTCTGGCTCTTGTTCCAGCGCACGCGTTGGGGCGTTCTGGTGCGCGCAGCGACCCAGGACCGCGACATGGTCGCAGCGCTCGGCGTCAACCAGAAATGGCTGTTCACGAGCGTGTTTGCGGTCGGTGTTTTCCTCGCCGCTCTCGGCGGTGCGCTCCAAATTCCGCGCGATGCCGTGCATCATGCGATGGATTTGCGTATCATCGTCGAGGTCTTCGTCGTCGTCGTGATCGGAGGCCTCGGCAGCATCATCGGCGCTTTCGTCGCGGCGGTGCTGGTCTCCGAGCTCAACGCCTTCGGCATCCTGATCTTTCCAAAAATCTCCATCATCCTGGTCTTCCTGGTGATGGCGGCAGTGCTGATCGTGCGGCCCTGGGGCCTGTTCGGCAGGCCCGAGGCCCCCGCGCGCAAGACGCCGGGTCTCACGGTCAATCCCTGGCGACCGCTGACGTCGAACGAGCGGCTGGCCGCGCTTGCAGCGCTCGTCATCGCAGCGACGCTGCCGCTGTTCGCCGGCAACTATGCACTGACCGTCGGGTCGGAGATCGCGATCTCCGTAATCTTCGCCGTCAGCCTGCACTTCCTGATGTCGGTCGGCGGGCTCGCCTCCTTTGGTCACGCCGCCTATTTCGGCCTCGGCGCTTACGGCGTCGCTTTCCTCGCCAAGATGGCGGGACTGCCGATGATCGTCTGCCTGTTGCTGGGGCCGCTGCTCGGCTGCATGGGCGCTGCCGTGTTCGGCTTCTTCGCGGTGCAGCTCTCCGGCGTCTATTTTGCAATGCTGACGCTCGCCTTCGCGCAGATCGTCTGGTCGATCGCGTTCCAGTGGGTGAGCGTCACCGGCGGCGACAACGGCATCCTGGGCGTCTGGCCCGCGAGCTGGGCGGCGAGCCCATCGCATTTCTATTGGTTGTCGCTCGGCGTTGCGGCGCTCGTGACGATCGCGTTGCGGGCCATGGTGTTCTCGCCGTTCGGTTATGCGCTGAGGGCGACGCGCGACTCGCTGCTGCGCAGCGAAGCGGTCGGCATCAACGCCAAGCGCATCCAGTGGACCGCCTTCGTGATCGCGGGCACGACCGCGGGCATCGGCGGCGCGCTGTTCGCCTACCTCAAGGGCAGCGTCTTCCCGGATAATCTCGGCATCTCGCTCTCGGTCGATGCGCTTGTGATGGTGCTGCTCGGCGGCGTCGAGACGGTGTCGGGCGCGGTGATCGGCGCCATCGTCTACAAGGCCTTGAACATCTGGCTGGTCAGCCAGACCGACCTGTCAAAGCTCGTGCTCGGCGGCTTCATCGTTCTGATCGTCGTCGTCTTCCCCAAGGGCATCGTCGGCATGCTGGAGATGCTGGCGCAGCGCCGCAGGAAGGCATCGCCGCCGGGCTCCCCCTTGCTTGCCAAGCCGATCGAGTCCGCCGAATGA
- a CDS encoding ABC transporter ATP-binding protein, translating into MKLTVQDLNSHYGPAHILFDIGFEVGEGEVVALLGRNGAGKSTTFRSIVGLVAQRSGRIMFEGKDVSARPTHEIVRDGLGYVPEERRIFTDLTVEENLEVGRQPKRPNAPHWTRDKLFSLFPNLGEMKNRPGGRMSGGEQQMLTIARTLMGNPSLVLLDEPSEGLSPKIVEQMVDAILTMKKEGVSIVVSEQNLHFARLISDRAYIIERGRICFGGTMAELDARPDIRDAHLSL; encoded by the coding sequence ATGAAGCTCACGGTGCAAGATCTCAATAGTCATTACGGCCCGGCGCATATCCTGTTCGACATCGGCTTCGAGGTCGGCGAGGGGGAAGTCGTGGCGTTGCTCGGCCGCAACGGCGCCGGCAAGTCGACGACGTTCCGCTCGATCGTCGGGCTCGTCGCGCAGCGCTCGGGACGGATCATGTTCGAAGGCAAGGATGTCTCGGCGCGTCCGACACATGAGATCGTGCGGGATGGGCTTGGTTACGTGCCGGAGGAGCGGCGTATCTTCACCGACCTGACGGTGGAAGAAAATCTCGAGGTCGGCCGCCAGCCGAAGCGCCCGAACGCGCCGCACTGGACCCGCGACAAGCTGTTTTCGCTGTTCCCTAACCTCGGCGAGATGAAAAATCGCCCGGGCGGCCGCATGAGCGGCGGCGAGCAGCAGATGCTCACCATCGCCCGCACGCTTATGGGCAATCCGTCGTTGGTGCTGCTGGACGAGCCCTCGGAAGGCCTGTCGCCGAAGATCGTGGAGCAGATGGTCGATGCCATCCTGACCATGAAGAAGGAGGGCGTCAGCATCGTCGTCTCCGAGCAGAATCTGCATTTTGCGCGGCTGATCTCCGATCGCGCCTATATCATCGAGCGCGGCCGCATCTGTTTCGGCGGCACCATGGCCGAGCTCGACGCGCGTCCGGATATCCGCGACGCGCATCTGTCGTTGTGA
- a CDS encoding MarR family transcriptional regulator: protein MARSVAAKKSVKPAKPPYVLDEQVGFILRQVWQRHSAIFSREIGTNITPTQWAALSKLAEAGPCSQNQLGRLTAMDVATIKGVIDRLTARGLTETSQDPEDGRRLLVSLTRAGQQLAEKVAPNALAITRETLAPLEAKEREMLMALLNKLR, encoded by the coding sequence ATGGCGAGAAGCGTCGCGGCGAAGAAAAGCGTCAAACCGGCAAAGCCGCCTTACGTGCTCGACGAGCAGGTTGGGTTCATCCTTCGCCAGGTCTGGCAGCGCCACAGCGCGATCTTCTCTCGCGAGATCGGCACCAACATTACGCCGACGCAATGGGCGGCGCTGTCGAAGCTCGCCGAGGCCGGGCCATGCTCGCAGAACCAGCTCGGGCGCCTGACGGCGATGGATGTGGCGACCATCAAGGGCGTGATCGATCGTTTGACGGCGCGCGGCCTCACCGAGACCAGCCAGGATCCCGAGGACGGACGGCGGCTTCTGGTCAGCCTGACCCGCGCGGGGCAGCAGCTGGCGGAAAAGGTCGCGCCGAATGCGCTCGCGATCACCCGGGAGACGCTGGCGCCGCTCGAAGCAAAGGAGCGCGAGATGCTGATGGCGCTGTTGAACAAGCTGCGGTGA
- a CDS encoding ABC transporter ATP-binding protein, whose amino-acid sequence MSVAPPLLAVESLTKSYGGVHAVRGVSFSLRSGEILALIGPNGAGKSTCFDMLNGQNKPDSGHVRLLGEDTTGRKPREIWRMGVGRTFQITATFATMTVRENVQVALISHGKQLYNLWGSAPNFDRGEAGRLLELVGMGGYADRPCGELAYGDLKRLELAVALANQPKLLLMDEPTAGMAPRERVDLMRLTAQIAREKSIGVLFTEHDMDVVFEHADRIIVLNRGTLIAEGSPAEVRGNPQVQAVYLGEGLLYEAGHREGASV is encoded by the coding sequence ATGAGCGTCGCCCCCCCACTTCTCGCGGTCGAAAGCCTGACCAAATCCTACGGCGGCGTCCACGCCGTGCGCGGCGTCTCCTTCTCGTTGCGATCAGGCGAAATCCTGGCGCTGATCGGACCGAACGGCGCGGGCAAGAGCACTTGTTTCGACATGCTCAACGGCCAGAACAAGCCTGATAGCGGCCACGTCCGCCTGCTCGGCGAAGACACAACCGGCAGGAAGCCGCGCGAGATCTGGCGGATGGGCGTGGGCCGCACCTTCCAGATCACCGCGACCTTCGCGACCATGACCGTGCGCGAGAATGTGCAGGTCGCGCTGATCTCGCACGGCAAGCAATTGTACAATCTTTGGGGCTCGGCGCCGAACTTTGACCGCGGCGAAGCCGGGCGACTGCTCGAGCTGGTCGGTATGGGCGGTTACGCGGATCGCCCCTGTGGCGAGCTTGCCTATGGCGATCTCAAGCGGCTCGAGCTCGCCGTCGCGCTCGCCAATCAGCCAAAGCTGCTGCTGATGGACGAGCCGACCGCCGGCATGGCGCCGCGCGAGCGCGTCGATTTGATGCGGCTGACCGCGCAGATCGCCCGGGAAAAATCGATTGGCGTTCTCTTCACCGAGCACGACATGGACGTGGTGTTCGAGCACGCCGATCGCATCATCGTGCTCAACCGCGGCACGTTGATTGCCGAAGGCTCGCCGGCGGAGGTGCGCGGCAATCCGCAGGTGCAGGCGGTCTACCTCGGCGAGGGCCTCCTTTACGAGGCCGGGCATCGCGAGGGAGCATCGGTATGA